One window of the Arvicanthis niloticus isolate mArvNil1 chromosome 23, mArvNil1.pat.X, whole genome shotgun sequence genome contains the following:
- the Slc10a1 gene encoding hepatic sodium/bile acid cotransporter isoform X1 — MEVYNVSAPFNFSLPPGFGHRATDKALSIILVLMLLLIMLSLGCTMEFCKIKAHFWKPKGVIIAMVSQYGIMPLTAFLLGKVFHLNNIEALAILICGCSPGGNLSNLFTLAMKGDMNLSIVMTTCSSFSALGMMPLLLYIYSKGIYDGDFKDKVPYKGIMVSLVMVLIPCTIGIFLKSKRPHCVPYVLKGGMITTFFLSVAVTVLSVINVGKSIMFVMTPHLLATSSLMPLSGFLMGYVLSALFRLNPSCRRTISMETGFQNVQLCSTILNVTFLPEVIGPLFFFPLLYMIFQLAEGILFIIIFRCYEKIKPPKDQTKITYKAATTEDAIPAALEKGTHNGTTPPTQPSPSPNGLNSGQMAN, encoded by the exons ATGGAGGTGTACAATGTATCCGCTCCCTTCAATTTCTCCCTGCCACCTGGCTTTGGCCACCGGGCCACCGACAAGGCCCTTAGCATCATCCTGGTGTTAATGTTATTACTCATCATGCTCTCGCTGGGCTGCACCATGGAGTTCTGCAAGATCAAGGCTCACTTCTGGAAACCCAAGGGGGTGATCATTGCTATGGTGTCCCAGTATGGCATCATGCCCCTCACTGCTTTTCTTCTGGGCAAGGTCTTTCATCTGAACAACATCGAGGCTCTGGCAATCCTCATCTGTGGCTGCTCTCCTGGGGGGAACTTGTCTAACCTCTTCACCCTGGCCATGAAGGGGGACATGAACCTCAG CATCGTGATGACCACCTGCTCCAGCTTCAGTGCCTTGGGCATGATGCCTCTCCTCTTGTATATCTACAGCAAAGGAATCTACGATGGAGATTTCAAGGACAAGGTGCCCTATAAAGGCATTATGGTATCGCTAGTCATGGTTCTCATCCCTTGTACCATAGGGATCTTCCTCAAGTCCAAAAGGCCACACTGCGTACCCTACGTCCTCAAG GGAGGCATGATCAccactttcttcctctctgtggctGTCACAGTTCTCTCTGTCATCAATGTGGGCAAAAGCATCATGTTCGTCATGACACCACACTTATTGGCTACCTCCTCCCTGATGCCTCTCAGTGGCTTCCTGATGGGCTacgttctctctgctctcttccgACTCAATCCAAG CTGCAGACGCACCATCAGCATGGAGACAGGATTCCAAAACGTTCAACTCTGTTCTACCATCCTCAATGTGACCTTCCTCCCTGAAGTCATTGGcccacttttcttcttccctctcctctacaTGATTTTCCAGCTTGCAGAAGGAATTCTCTTTATTATTATCTTCCGGTGCTATGAGAAAATCAAGCCTCCGAAGG ACCAAACAAAAATTACCTACAAGGCTGCTACAACAGAAGATGCTATTCCAGCAGCTTTGGAAAAAGGTACCCACAACGGGACTACTCCTCCTACACAACCTAGCCCTTCCCCTAATGGCCTGAATTCTGGTCAGATGGCAAATTAG
- the Srsf5 gene encoding serine/arginine-rich splicing factor 5 isoform X2 — MSGCRVFIGRLNPAAREKDVERFFKGYGRIRDIDLKRGFGFVEFEDPRDADDAVYELDGKELCSERVTIEHARARSRGGRGRGRYSDRFSSRRPRNDRRNAPPVRTENRLIVENLSSRVSWQDLKDFMRQAGEVTFADAHRPKLNEGVVEFASYGDLKNAIEKLSGKEINGRKIKLIEGSKRHRSRSRSRSRTRSSSRSRSRSRSRRSKSYSRSRSRSRSRSKSRSGSRSPVPEKSQKRGSSSRSKSPASVDRQRSRSRSRSRSVDSGN, encoded by the exons ATGAGTGGCTGTCGAGTGTTCATTGGGAGACTAAATCCAGCAGCGAGGGAGAAAGATGTGGAAAGATTCTTCAAGGGTTACGGACGAATCAGAGACATTGATTTGAAAagaggttttggttttgtg GAATTTGAGGACCCACGGGATGCAGACGATGCTGTTTATGAACTTGATGGGAAGGAACTTTGCAGTGAAAG GGTTACTATTGAACATGCTCGGGCTCGGTCtcgaggaggaagaggtagaggacGATACTCCGACCGTTTTAGCAGTCGCAGACCTCGAAATGATAGACG aaatgcCCCACCTGTAAGAACAGAAAATCGACTTATAGTTGAGAATTTATCTTCAAGAGTCAGCTGGCAG GATCTCAAAGATTTCATGAGACAAGCTGGGGAAGTAACCTTTGCGGATGCACATCGACCTAAACTAAATGAAGG GGTAGTTGAGTTTGCCTCTTACGGTGACTTAAAGAATGCAATTGAGAAACTTTCTGGAAAGGAAATAAACGggagaaaaatcaaattaattgAAGGCAGCAAAAGGCACAG GTCAAGAAGCAGGTCACGATCTCGGACCAGGAGTTCCTCTAGGTCCCGTAGCCGATCCCGTTCACGAAGGAGCAAGTCTTACAGCCGATCAAGGAGCCGGAGTCGGAGCCGGAGCAAGTCCCGTTCTGGTAGTAGGTCTCCTGTGCCTGAGAAGAGCCAGAAACGTGGTTCTTCAAGTAGATCTAAGTCTCCAGCATCTGTGGATCGCCAGAGGTCCCGGTCCCGGTCCAGGTCCAGATCAGTTGACAGTGGCAATTAA
- the Srsf5 gene encoding serine/arginine-rich splicing factor 5 isoform X3, translating to MSGCRVFIGRLNPAAREKDVERFFKGYGRIRDIDLKRGFGFVEFEDPRDADDAVYELDGKELCSERVTIEHARARSRGGRGRGRYSDRFSSRRPRNDRRNAPPVRTENRLIVENLSSRVSWQPICVVGLMTRSACGLS from the exons ATGAGTGGCTGTCGAGTGTTCATTGGGAGACTAAATCCAGCAGCGAGGGAGAAAGATGTGGAAAGATTCTTCAAGGGTTACGGACGAATCAGAGACATTGATTTGAAAagaggttttggttttgtg GAATTTGAGGACCCACGGGATGCAGACGATGCTGTTTATGAACTTGATGGGAAGGAACTTTGCAGTGAAAG GGTTACTATTGAACATGCTCGGGCTCGGTCtcgaggaggaagaggtagaggacGATACTCCGACCGTTTTAGCAGTCGCAGACCTCGAAATGATAGACG aaatgcCCCACCTGTAAGAACAGAAAATCGACTTATAGTTGAGAATTTATCTTCAAGAGTCAGCTGGCAG CCTATCTGTGTCGTTGGCCTTATGACGAGGAGTGCCTGTGGGTTATCCTAA
- the Srsf5 gene encoding serine/arginine-rich splicing factor 5 isoform X1: MSGCRVFIGRLNPAAREKDVERFFKGYGRIRDIDLKRGFGFVEFEDPRDADDAVYELDGKELCSERVTIEHARARSRGGRGRGRYSDRFSSRRPRNDRRNAPPVRTENRLIVENLSSRVSWQDLKDFMRQAGEVTFADAHRPKLNEGVVEFASYGDLKNAIEKLSGKEINGRKIKLIEGSKRHSRSRSRSRSRTRSSSRSRSRSRSRRSKSYSRSRSRSRSRSKSRSGSRSPVPEKSQKRGSSSRSKSPASVDRQRSRSRSRSRSVDSGN; encoded by the exons ATGAGTGGCTGTCGAGTGTTCATTGGGAGACTAAATCCAGCAGCGAGGGAGAAAGATGTGGAAAGATTCTTCAAGGGTTACGGACGAATCAGAGACATTGATTTGAAAagaggttttggttttgtg GAATTTGAGGACCCACGGGATGCAGACGATGCTGTTTATGAACTTGATGGGAAGGAACTTTGCAGTGAAAG GGTTACTATTGAACATGCTCGGGCTCGGTCtcgaggaggaagaggtagaggacGATACTCCGACCGTTTTAGCAGTCGCAGACCTCGAAATGATAGACG aaatgcCCCACCTGTAAGAACAGAAAATCGACTTATAGTTGAGAATTTATCTTCAAGAGTCAGCTGGCAG GATCTCAAAGATTTCATGAGACAAGCTGGGGAAGTAACCTTTGCGGATGCACATCGACCTAAACTAAATGAAGG GGTAGTTGAGTTTGCCTCTTACGGTGACTTAAAGAATGCAATTGAGAAACTTTCTGGAAAGGAAATAAACGggagaaaaatcaaattaattgAAGGCAGCAAAAGGCACAG CAGGTCAAGAAGCAGGTCACGATCTCGGACCAGGAGTTCCTCTAGGTCCCGTAGCCGATCCCGTTCACGAAGGAGCAAGTCTTACAGCCGATCAAGGAGCCGGAGTCGGAGCCGGAGCAAGTCCCGTTCTGGTAGTAGGTCTCCTGTGCCTGAGAAGAGCCAGAAACGTGGTTCTTCAAGTAGATCTAAGTCTCCAGCATCTGTGGATCGCCAGAGGTCCCGGTCCCGGTCCAGGTCCAGATCAGTTGACAGTGGCAATTAA
- the Slc10a1 gene encoding hepatic sodium/bile acid cotransporter isoform X2 → MEVYNVSAPFNFSLPPGFGHRATDKALSIILVLMLLLIMLSLGCTMEFCKIKAHFWKPKGVIIAMVSQYGIMPLTAFLLGKVFHLNNIEALAILICGCSPGGNLSNLFTLAMKGDMNLSIVMTTCSSFSALGMMPLLLYIYSKGIYDGDFKDKVPYKGIMVSLVMVLIPCTIGIFLKSKRPHCVPYVLKGGMITTFFLSVAVTVLSVINVGKSIMFVMTPHLLATSSLMPLSGFLMGYVLSALFRLNPSLQKEFSLLLSSGAMRKSSLRRTKQKLPTRLLQQKMLFQQLWKKVPTTGLLLLHNLALPLMA, encoded by the exons ATGGAGGTGTACAATGTATCCGCTCCCTTCAATTTCTCCCTGCCACCTGGCTTTGGCCACCGGGCCACCGACAAGGCCCTTAGCATCATCCTGGTGTTAATGTTATTACTCATCATGCTCTCGCTGGGCTGCACCATGGAGTTCTGCAAGATCAAGGCTCACTTCTGGAAACCCAAGGGGGTGATCATTGCTATGGTGTCCCAGTATGGCATCATGCCCCTCACTGCTTTTCTTCTGGGCAAGGTCTTTCATCTGAACAACATCGAGGCTCTGGCAATCCTCATCTGTGGCTGCTCTCCTGGGGGGAACTTGTCTAACCTCTTCACCCTGGCCATGAAGGGGGACATGAACCTCAG CATCGTGATGACCACCTGCTCCAGCTTCAGTGCCTTGGGCATGATGCCTCTCCTCTTGTATATCTACAGCAAAGGAATCTACGATGGAGATTTCAAGGACAAGGTGCCCTATAAAGGCATTATGGTATCGCTAGTCATGGTTCTCATCCCTTGTACCATAGGGATCTTCCTCAAGTCCAAAAGGCCACACTGCGTACCCTACGTCCTCAAG GGAGGCATGATCAccactttcttcctctctgtggctGTCACAGTTCTCTCTGTCATCAATGTGGGCAAAAGCATCATGTTCGTCATGACACCACACTTATTGGCTACCTCCTCCCTGATGCCTCTCAGTGGCTTCCTGATGGGCTacgttctctctgctctcttccgACTCAATCCAAG CTTGCAGAAGGAATTCTCTTTATTATTATCTTCCGGTGCTATGAGAAAATCAAGCCTCCGAAGG ACCAAACAAAAATTACCTACAAGGCTGCTACAACAGAAGATGCTATTCCAGCAGCTTTGGAAAAAGGTACCCACAACGGGACTACTCCTCCTACACAACCTAGCCCTTCCCCTAATGGCCTGA